One segment of Paraburkholderia sp. PREW-6R DNA contains the following:
- the otnK gene encoding 3-oxo-tetronate kinase encodes MTSATQRALLGCIADDFTGATDLANMLVRGGMRTVQSIGVPASNDIVDADALVVALKSRTIPAADAVAQSLAALDWLRAQGCRQFFFKYCSTFDSTDAGNIGPVADALLDALTGERDAKAAFTIACPAFPENGRTIYRGHLFVGDVLLNESGMENHPLTPMRDANLVRVLQRQTRSKVGLVRDSSVAGGVAAVRDAFDALRDDGVRMAIADAVSDADLYVLGEACADLTLITGGSGIALGLPGNFRRAGLLMEATDAAYVPRVEGLSAVLAGSASRATLAQVAAWRESRPAFRIDPLAAARGEPVIDEALAFAQTYLDNAEPVLIYASATPEEVKDVQRRLGVNEAGHLVEHTLAEIARGLHARGVRRFVVAGGETSGAVVQALDVRTLRIGAQIEPGVPATATTGADPLALALKSGNFGSPDFFGKALRHLEGAAS; translated from the coding sequence ATGACGTCAGCTACACAACGCGCGCTGCTGGGTTGCATCGCGGACGACTTCACCGGCGCGACCGATCTCGCCAACATGCTCGTACGTGGCGGCATGCGCACGGTGCAAAGCATTGGCGTGCCGGCGTCAAACGACATCGTGGATGCCGACGCGCTGGTGGTCGCGTTGAAGTCGCGCACGATACCCGCCGCCGACGCGGTCGCCCAGTCGCTCGCCGCGCTCGACTGGTTGCGCGCGCAAGGTTGCCGCCAGTTCTTCTTCAAATACTGCTCGACGTTCGATTCGACCGACGCCGGCAACATCGGCCCCGTTGCCGATGCACTGCTCGATGCGCTGACCGGCGAGCGCGATGCGAAGGCGGCGTTCACGATCGCGTGTCCGGCGTTCCCGGAGAACGGTCGCACGATCTATCGCGGGCATCTGTTCGTAGGCGATGTGCTGCTCAACGAGTCGGGCATGGAAAACCATCCGCTCACGCCGATGCGCGACGCGAACCTCGTGCGTGTGCTGCAACGGCAGACGCGCTCGAAAGTCGGTCTCGTGCGTGATAGCAGCGTGGCCGGGGGTGTCGCTGCCGTGCGCGATGCCTTTGACGCGTTGCGCGACGATGGCGTGCGCATGGCGATTGCCGACGCGGTCTCCGATGCGGACCTGTACGTGCTCGGCGAAGCCTGCGCCGATCTCACGCTCATTACCGGCGGCTCGGGCATTGCACTCGGCCTGCCGGGCAACTTCCGGCGCGCGGGTTTGCTGATGGAAGCGACCGATGCGGCGTATGTGCCGCGCGTCGAAGGTCTGTCGGCGGTTCTAGCGGGGAGCGCCTCCCGGGCGACGCTTGCGCAGGTCGCCGCGTGGCGAGAATCGCGGCCCGCGTTTCGGATCGATCCGCTCGCGGCGGCGCGCGGCGAGCCAGTGATCGACGAGGCCCTGGCGTTTGCGCAGACGTATCTCGACAACGCGGAGCCGGTGCTGATCTATGCGAGCGCCACGCCGGAAGAAGTGAAGGACGTGCAGCGCCGGCTCGGCGTGAACGAAGCGGGGCATCTGGTCGAACACACGCTGGCTGAGATCGCGCGCGGCTTGCACGCGCGCGGCGTACGCCGCTTCGTGGTGGCGGGCGGCGAAACCTCGGGCGCCGTCGTGCAGGCGCTGGACGTGCGCACGCTGCGCATCGGCGCCCAGATCGAGCCAGGCGTGCCGGCCACCGCAACCACGGGCGCTGATCCGCTCGCGCTCGCGTTGAAGTCCGGCAATTTTGGCTCGCCCGACTTTTTCGGCAAAGCCCTGCGTCATCTGGAAGGGGCCGCGTCATGA
- a CDS encoding IclR family transcriptional regulator: MSKVLPSSAVPASAEPAPDKPGDSYVQSFARGLAVIRAFDATRPEQTLTDVAAATGLTRAGARRILLTLQTLGYVEAEGRLFRLTPKILDLGFAYLTSMPFWNLAEPVMEQLSAQVHESCSAAVLDRTEIVYVLRVPTHKIMTINLSIGSRLPAYCTSMGRVLLAALDDDALEATLSSAPLYAHTPRTVTDKDELKRLIAQVGRQGWAIVDQELEGGLISLSAPIRNRQGRVIAAMNISGNAQRNSAKQMVKAFLEPLQQAAQTVSEMVARRG; the protein is encoded by the coding sequence ATGAGCAAAGTCCTGCCGTCTTCCGCCGTTCCCGCCAGCGCCGAACCGGCCCCGGACAAACCGGGCGATTCGTATGTGCAATCGTTCGCGCGCGGCCTTGCCGTCATTCGCGCATTCGACGCAACGCGCCCCGAACAGACGCTCACCGACGTCGCCGCCGCCACGGGTCTCACGCGCGCAGGCGCGCGCCGCATTCTGCTGACGCTGCAAACACTCGGCTACGTGGAAGCCGAAGGCCGCCTGTTCCGCCTCACCCCCAAGATTCTCGATCTGGGCTTCGCCTATCTGACCTCCATGCCGTTCTGGAATCTCGCGGAGCCGGTCATGGAGCAACTATCCGCACAGGTTCACGAGAGCTGTTCAGCGGCGGTGCTCGACCGCACTGAGATCGTGTATGTGCTGCGCGTGCCGACGCACAAGATCATGACGATCAACCTGTCGATCGGCAGCCGGTTGCCGGCGTACTGCACGTCGATGGGCCGCGTGCTCCTCGCCGCGCTCGACGACGACGCGCTCGAGGCGACGCTCAGCTCGGCGCCGCTTTACGCGCACACGCCGCGCACGGTCACGGACAAGGACGAGTTGAAGAGGCTGATCGCGCAGGTCGGCCGCCAGGGGTGGGCAATCGTCGATCAGGAACTGGAGGGCGGACTGATTTCGCTATCCGCACCGATCCGCAACCGCCAGGGGCGCGTGATCGCCGCGATGAACATCAGCGGCAATGCGCAGCGCAATTCGGCGAAACAGATGGTGAAGGCGTTTCTGGAACCGCTGCAGCAAGCCGCGCAGACCGTGTCGGAGATGGTCGCGCGACGCGGATAA
- the phnN gene encoding phosphonate metabolism protein/1,5-bisphosphokinase (PRPP-forming) PhnN: MAGRFIYVMGPSGAGKDSLLGYARKRLLGEPVLFAHRYITRPSGNGEEHVALTVEEFAVRSALGLFALEWSSHALHYGIGIELDAWLARGCTVVVNGSRQHLQHTLQRYPHTEVVHVDAAPHILEARLGARARESAEQVAARLARRAPFSLPDGVRCTTIDNSGSLEAAGEALVGFMMKEVASGEAPESRTGSAPR, translated from the coding sequence ATGGCAGGTCGATTCATATACGTCATGGGGCCGTCCGGCGCGGGCAAGGACTCGCTGCTGGGCTATGCGCGCAAACGGCTGCTGGGCGAACCGGTGCTGTTCGCGCATCGCTACATCACGCGGCCGAGCGGCAATGGCGAGGAGCACGTCGCGCTCACCGTCGAGGAATTCGCAGTCCGGTCGGCGCTCGGCCTGTTCGCGCTCGAATGGTCGAGCCATGCACTGCACTACGGCATCGGCATTGAGCTCGACGCGTGGCTCGCACGCGGCTGCACGGTGGTGGTCAATGGCTCGCGGCAGCATTTGCAGCATACGTTGCAGCGCTATCCGCATACTGAGGTCGTACACGTAGACGCCGCGCCGCACATTCTCGAAGCACGCCTCGGCGCGCGCGCCCGGGAGTCGGCGGAGCAGGTGGCGGCACGACTCGCGCGCCGCGCGCCGTTTTCATTGCCTGACGGCGTGCGGTGCACGACGATCGACAACTCCGGCTCGCTCGAAGCGGCGGGCGAAGCGCTGGTGGGCTTCATGATGAAGGAGGTCGCAAGCGGCGAGGCGCCGGAGAGCCGGACGGGTTCAGCGCCGCGGTGA
- the ltnD gene encoding L-threonate dehydrogenase yields MSRNVGVIGLGAMGMGVARSLLRAGFRVHACDVRSDVLRAFAEAGGVGCSSPAELGAQCDVVITVVVNAAQTEAVLFGEQGAVASMKPGGVVIASATVAPAVATELGRRVEAAGLQMLDAPLSGGAARAASGEMTMMTSGPAAAYAACEDVLAAMAGKVYRLGAEHGAGSKVKVINQLLAGVHIAAAAEAMALGLREGVDPEALYEVITHSAGNSWMFENRVPHILKGDYTPLSAVDIFVKDLGLVLDTARASTFPLPLSAAAHQMFMMASTAGHGGEDDSAVIRIFPGIDLPVSKQAEEPQ; encoded by the coding sequence ATGTCCAGAAACGTCGGTGTGATCGGTCTTGGAGCGATGGGCATGGGCGTCGCGCGCTCGCTGTTGCGCGCGGGCTTCCGGGTTCATGCGTGCGACGTGCGCAGTGACGTCCTGCGGGCCTTCGCTGAGGCGGGCGGCGTCGGCTGTTCGTCGCCCGCGGAACTCGGCGCACAGTGCGACGTGGTCATCACGGTGGTCGTCAACGCGGCGCAGACCGAGGCCGTGCTGTTCGGCGAACAGGGCGCGGTCGCGTCGATGAAACCGGGCGGCGTGGTGATCGCGAGCGCGACCGTCGCGCCGGCTGTCGCAACAGAGTTGGGCCGGCGCGTCGAAGCGGCGGGCTTGCAGATGCTCGACGCGCCGCTATCCGGTGGCGCGGCGCGCGCCGCCTCGGGCGAGATGACGATGATGACATCCGGTCCCGCCGCCGCGTACGCCGCGTGCGAGGACGTGCTGGCGGCGATGGCCGGCAAGGTCTACCGGCTGGGCGCGGAGCACGGCGCGGGGTCGAAAGTGAAGGTCATCAATCAGCTACTTGCAGGCGTGCATATCGCGGCGGCCGCCGAGGCCATGGCGCTCGGCTTGCGCGAAGGCGTCGATCCCGAAGCGCTCTACGAGGTCATCACGCACAGCGCCGGCAATTCGTGGATGTTCGAAAACCGCGTGCCGCATATCCTGAAGGGCGACTACACGCCGTTATCGGCGGTCGATATCTTCGTGAAGGATCTCGGCCTCGTGCTCGATACCGCGCGCGCCTCGACATTCCCGCTGCCGCTTTCTGCGGCCGCGCATCAGATGTTCATGATGGCGTCGACGGCCGGGCACGGCGGCGAAGACGACTCCGCGGTGATCAGGATTTTCCCCGGCATCGATCTGCCGGTCTCGAAGCAGGCAGAGGAGCCCCAATGA
- the phnG gene encoding phosphonate C-P lyase system protein PhnG, translating into MSASHATSCTPPSSTLRRAWMAVLARTPRAELEAALNHALQRMPRPAYDWLRPPEIGLAMVRGRVGGSGDPFNLGEATVTRATLRLRATEGAEAAVGVACHLGRDRRRAELAALADALLQTPEHHAVLHRELIEPFAAQQAAQRAARRQDAAATRVEFFTMVRGD; encoded by the coding sequence ATGAGCGCCTCTCACGCCACCTCTTGCACCCCGCCGTCCTCGACCTTGCGACGCGCATGGATGGCCGTGCTGGCCCGCACGCCGCGCGCCGAACTCGAAGCCGCGCTGAACCACGCGCTGCAACGTATGCCGCGTCCTGCTTACGACTGGCTGCGTCCGCCGGAGATCGGCCTCGCGATGGTGCGCGGCCGCGTCGGCGGCAGTGGCGATCCGTTCAATCTGGGCGAGGCCACGGTCACGCGCGCAACCTTGCGTTTGCGGGCAACAGAAGGCGCGGAGGCGGCTGTCGGTGTCGCGTGTCATCTGGGCCGTGACCGCCGTCGCGCGGAACTCGCCGCGCTCGCTGATGCGCTGCTGCAAACGCCCGAGCATCACGCTGTGCTGCATCGAGAACTGATCGAGCCGTTCGCGGCGCAACAGGCCGCGCAACGCGCCGCGCGTCGTCAGGACGCGGCGGCTACGCGCGTCGAATTCTTCACCATGGTTCGGGGCGACTGA
- the denD gene encoding D-erythronate dehydrogenase, translating to MKALITGGAGFLGQRLARELLARGSLKDAHGTPQELTELVLLDVVAADDFGDNRVRVEVGDIAEPNVLDRVIDAQTQAIFHLAAIVSGQAEADFDLGMRINMDASRLLLDTCRRRAHVPRVVFTSSVAVYGGDLPDVVQNDTALNPQSSYGAQKAIAELLLNDYTRRGFVDGRVLRLPTISVRPGRPNAAASSFASGIIREPLNGEAAVCPVAGSTRLWLLSPRKAVESLIAGLELDAAALGNQRVLNLPGISVSVDEMVAALREVAGDEVAKRIVWEPDARIEKIVGSWPGRWDTARAERLGLAGERSFADVIRSYIADEGIEIR from the coding sequence ATGAAAGCACTGATCACCGGCGGCGCGGGTTTTCTCGGCCAGCGTCTTGCGCGCGAACTGCTGGCGCGTGGATCGCTGAAAGATGCGCACGGCACGCCGCAAGAGCTTACTGAACTCGTCCTGCTCGACGTGGTGGCGGCCGATGATTTCGGCGACAACCGTGTCCGGGTGGAAGTGGGCGACATTGCCGAGCCGAACGTGCTGGATCGTGTAATCGACGCGCAAACGCAGGCCATCTTTCACCTGGCCGCAATCGTAAGCGGCCAGGCGGAGGCGGACTTCGATCTCGGCATGCGCATCAACATGGATGCATCGCGCTTGCTGCTCGACACCTGCCGGCGGCGCGCGCACGTGCCGCGCGTGGTGTTCACGAGTTCGGTCGCGGTGTATGGCGGTGATCTGCCGGACGTCGTGCAGAACGACACGGCGCTCAATCCGCAGTCGTCGTATGGCGCGCAGAAGGCGATTGCTGAACTGCTGCTCAACGATTACACGCGGCGCGGTTTCGTCGACGGACGCGTGCTGCGGTTGCCGACCATCAGCGTGCGACCAGGACGACCCAATGCGGCGGCGTCGTCGTTCGCGAGCGGCATCATTCGCGAGCCGCTGAACGGCGAGGCCGCGGTGTGTCCGGTCGCCGGATCGACGCGTCTGTGGCTGCTGTCGCCGCGCAAGGCGGTCGAGAGCCTGATCGCCGGTCTCGAACTGGACGCCGCCGCGCTTGGCAACCAGCGCGTGCTGAATCTGCCGGGCATTTCGGTGAGCGTCGATGAAATGGTGGCGGCGCTGCGCGAAGTGGCGGGTGACGAGGTCGCGAAGCGCATCGTATGGGAGCCGGATGCGCGCATCGAAAAGATCGTCGGAAGCTGGCCTGGGCGGTGGGACACGGCGCGTGCCGAGCGGCTCGGACTCGCCGGCGAGCGCAGTTTTGCGGACGTGATCCGCAGCTATATCGCGGACGAAGGCATCGAAATCCGCTAG
- the phnF gene encoding phosphonate metabolism transcriptional regulator PhnF: protein MTSNDNATPGTLLERGAGVAVWRQIEQILAAEIAASGFGEEGRLPSEGELARRFDVNRHTVRRAMLGLAALGLVSVEQGRGTFVQPGAIDYTIGKRTRFTENLRQQHHAAAGTMLSAARVKAEPNVAKALGLRAGAQVYRIETLHESDGVPLTFARNWYPAARFADLPQAIERTGGITKAFAEFGVTDYLRKWSRIGSVLPEPEVARRLNINRQQPVLWVENVDVDLQGTPVKYGFTHFAADRVQLMVEHDV, encoded by the coding sequence ATGACATCGAACGACAACGCGACGCCGGGCACGCTGCTCGAACGCGGCGCGGGCGTTGCCGTCTGGCGGCAGATCGAGCAGATTCTCGCGGCGGAAATCGCCGCCAGCGGTTTTGGCGAAGAAGGCCGTCTGCCGAGCGAAGGGGAACTGGCCAGGCGCTTCGACGTGAACCGCCATACCGTACGCCGCGCGATGCTCGGGCTCGCCGCGCTCGGCCTTGTCAGCGTCGAACAGGGCCGGGGCACATTCGTGCAGCCCGGTGCCATCGACTATACGATCGGCAAGCGCACCCGCTTTACCGAGAACCTGCGCCAGCAGCATCACGCGGCGGCCGGTACGATGCTGTCCGCCGCGCGAGTGAAGGCGGAGCCGAACGTGGCGAAGGCGTTGGGCCTGCGCGCCGGCGCGCAGGTCTACCGGATCGAAACGCTGCACGAGTCCGACGGCGTACCGCTCACGTTCGCGCGCAACTGGTATCCGGCGGCGCGTTTCGCCGACCTGCCGCAGGCGATCGAGCGCACGGGCGGCATCACGAAGGCGTTCGCCGAATTCGGCGTGACCGATTATCTGCGCAAGTGGAGCCGCATCGGCAGCGTGCTGCCCGAGCCCGAAGTGGCGCGGCGCCTGAATATCAACCGGCAACAGCCGGTGCTGTGGGTCGAAAACGTGGACGTGGATCTGCAGGGCACGCCGGTCAAATACGGCTTCACGCATTTCGCCGCGGACCGCGTGCAACTCATGGTGGAGCACGACGTATGA
- the otnI gene encoding 2-oxo-tetronate isomerase, protein MPRFAANLTMMYTEHAFLDRFAAAARDGFKAVEFLFPYDFRANEIKARLDAQGLTQALFNAPPGDWAAGERGIASLPGREDEFRRSVDTALDYARVLGNRKLHVMAGLIAPTQSREKHRDVYLKNLAHAAQVAQAEDMTVVIEPINTRDIPGFFLNRQDDAQAICAEVGAPNLKVQFDCYHCQIVEGDLASKLRRDFAGIGHIQIAGVPERHEPSIGEVNYPYLFDLIDSLGYDGYIGCEYRPRAATSAGLGWLEPYLDANPDARPDASPNANR, encoded by the coding sequence ATGCCTCGCTTCGCCGCGAATCTGACGATGATGTACACCGAGCACGCTTTTCTCGACCGGTTCGCCGCGGCGGCCCGGGATGGCTTCAAAGCGGTGGAATTTCTGTTTCCGTACGACTTCCGCGCGAACGAAATCAAGGCGCGGCTCGACGCGCAGGGCTTGACGCAGGCGCTCTTTAACGCGCCACCTGGCGACTGGGCCGCAGGCGAGCGCGGGATCGCGTCGCTGCCGGGCCGCGAGGACGAGTTTCGCCGCAGCGTGGACACGGCGCTCGACTATGCGCGCGTGCTCGGCAACCGCAAGCTGCACGTAATGGCGGGGCTGATCGCGCCGACTCAATCGCGTGAGAAGCATCGCGACGTCTATCTGAAGAATCTCGCGCACGCGGCGCAGGTTGCGCAGGCCGAAGACATGACCGTAGTGATCGAACCGATCAATACGCGCGACATTCCGGGTTTCTTCCTGAACCGCCAGGACGACGCGCAGGCAATCTGCGCGGAAGTCGGCGCGCCGAATCTGAAAGTGCAGTTCGACTGTTATCACTGCCAGATCGTCGAAGGCGATCTCGCGAGCAAGCTCAGGCGCGATTTCGCCGGCATTGGTCATATCCAGATTGCGGGCGTGCCGGAGCGGCATGAACCCTCCATCGGCGAAGTCAATTATCCGTATCTGTTCGATCTGATCGACTCGCTCGGCTACGACGGCTATATCGGCTGTGAATACCGGCCGCGCGCGGCCACGTCGGCGGGACTCGGCTGGCTCGAGCCGTATCTCGACGCCAATCCTGACGCCAGACCGGACGCCAGTCCGAACGCGAATCGCTAA
- a CDS encoding aldolase: MSVAPALHAADETRIREEICVIGASLYQRGYTTGSAGNISARLDDGWLITPTDACLGRLDPADIAKVDVDGHAVSGGRPSKTLALHRGIYAHNSEARGIVHTHSTHLVALTLAGVWNEHDVLPPITPYYVMKVGHVPLIRYSRPGDPQVAQQIAALAASVRAVLLERLGPVVWERSVSQAAYALEELEETARLWLMTNPRPAPLDAAALDELRNQFGARW; the protein is encoded by the coding sequence ATGAGCGTCGCGCCCGCCCTTCATGCCGCTGATGAGACACGCATCCGCGAAGAAATCTGCGTCATCGGTGCGAGCCTTTATCAGCGCGGCTACACCACGGGCAGCGCGGGCAACATCAGCGCTCGGCTCGACGACGGCTGGCTCATCACACCCACCGATGCTTGTCTCGGCCGGCTCGACCCCGCCGATATCGCGAAAGTGGATGTCGACGGCCACGCGGTGTCCGGCGGCCGGCCCTCGAAAACGCTCGCTCTACATCGCGGCATCTATGCGCACAACAGCGAGGCGCGCGGCATCGTGCACACGCATTCGACGCATCTGGTCGCGCTGACGCTTGCGGGCGTCTGGAACGAGCACGACGTGCTGCCGCCGATCACCCCTTACTACGTGATGAAAGTTGGCCATGTCCCGTTGATCCGGTACAGCCGCCCGGGTGATCCGCAGGTCGCGCAACAGATCGCCGCGCTCGCCGCGTCGGTGCGCGCGGTACTGCTCGAACGCCTGGGGCCAGTGGTGTGGGAGCGCTCGGTGTCGCAGGCGGCCTACGCGCTCGAAGAACTGGAGGAAACCGCGCGCCTGTGGCTGATGACGAACCCGCGCCCGGCGCCGCTCGACGCCGCCGCGCTCGACGAATTACGCAATCAGTTCGGCGCGCGCTGGTAG
- a CDS encoding M20 aminoacylase family protein, translating to MSEAARFTEVSDLAPAAESLREIRHHIHHHPELAYEEVQTAALVARKLEEWGWQVTREVGRTGVVGTLKVGDGKRSIGIRADMDALPIIEQTGLPYASGTHGKMHACGHDGHTTMLLGAAQRLAATRNFSGTVHLYFQPAEESGIDSGAMKMINDGLFERFPCDAVFGLHNHPGEEPGVLLFRKGPFMSAGDKAIITIEGVGGHAARPHLTVDPVVIAASIVMALQTIVARNVDPSQPAVVTVGSMHAGTANNVISSGAKLELSVRSFSPDVRALLKKRITELAESQAASYGGKAVVDYIEGYPVVINSDAETDFAVEVARELVGEDKVVAQTDILMGSEDFAFMLQKRPGTFLRIGNGAGEDGCMVHNPHYDFNDRNLPVGAAFWTRLVERYLAQ from the coding sequence ATGAGCGAAGCCGCACGTTTTACTGAAGTGTCCGACCTGGCGCCTGCCGCCGAAAGCCTGCGCGAGATCCGGCATCACATTCACCACCATCCGGAACTGGCCTACGAGGAAGTGCAGACCGCGGCACTGGTCGCGCGCAAGCTGGAGGAATGGGGCTGGCAGGTCACGCGCGAAGTCGGCAGAACCGGCGTGGTGGGCACGTTGAAGGTGGGCGACGGCAAGCGCAGCATCGGCATTCGCGCGGACATGGACGCGTTGCCGATCATCGAGCAGACCGGGCTGCCGTATGCGAGCGGCACGCACGGCAAGATGCATGCATGCGGCCACGACGGCCACACCACCATGCTGCTCGGTGCGGCGCAGCGCCTTGCCGCCACGCGCAACTTTTCCGGCACGGTTCATCTGTATTTCCAGCCGGCCGAAGAAAGCGGCATCGACAGCGGCGCGATGAAAATGATTAACGACGGCCTCTTCGAGCGGTTCCCGTGCGACGCGGTCTTCGGTCTGCACAACCATCCCGGCGAGGAACCCGGCGTGCTGCTGTTTCGCAAGGGCCCCTTCATGTCGGCGGGTGACAAGGCAATCATCACGATTGAAGGCGTGGGCGGCCACGCGGCGCGGCCGCATTTGACGGTCGATCCGGTGGTGATCGCAGCGAGCATCGTGATGGCGTTGCAGACGATCGTTGCGCGCAACGTCGATCCGTCGCAACCGGCGGTGGTGACGGTGGGATCGATGCATGCGGGCACCGCAAACAATGTGATTTCCAGCGGCGCGAAACTGGAACTGAGCGTGCGCTCGTTCAGCCCCGACGTGCGCGCGTTGCTGAAAAAGCGCATTACCGAGCTGGCCGAATCGCAGGCGGCCAGCTATGGCGGCAAGGCAGTGGTCGACTATATCGAAGGCTATCCGGTCGTCATCAATTCGGATGCCGAAACCGATTTCGCGGTGGAGGTGGCGCGCGAACTCGTCGGCGAGGACAAAGTGGTCGCGCAGACCGACATCCTGATGGGCAGCGAGGACTTTGCGTTCATGCTTCAAAAGCGGCCCGGTACGTTCCTGCGCATCGGCAACGGCGCAGGCGAGGACGGCTGCATGGTGCACAACCCGCACTACGATTTCAACGACCGCAATCTGCCGGTGGGCGCCGCGTTCTGGACGCGCCTCGTGGAGCGTTATCTGGCGCAGTGA
- a CDS encoding DUF1045 domain-containing protein has translation MSGAVWPRDARFAVYYAPSRESAWWQAGCAWLGRDAQSGMLCTAPQPDDLARPLAELTGAPRRYGWHGTLVAPFGLAAGITQHDVLEATREWALTQSAFTVPVEAATLGDFVALRPAEPEGEAKLRAVAASALQTLNALRAKPSAADLARRLAAPLSERQRALLTEWGYPYVFEEFRFHMTLSSSLADAAERASLVAWWRARIPALGALEIDQAALFVEPAPGEPFVLWQRVPFQTREVK, from the coding sequence ATGAGCGGCGCGGTGTGGCCTCGCGATGCGCGTTTTGCGGTGTACTACGCGCCTTCGCGCGAGTCCGCGTGGTGGCAAGCCGGTTGCGCGTGGCTCGGACGCGATGCGCAAAGCGGCATGCTCTGCACCGCGCCGCAGCCAGACGACCTTGCACGTCCGCTTGCGGAGCTGACAGGCGCGCCACGGCGTTACGGCTGGCATGGCACGCTGGTCGCGCCGTTCGGGTTGGCCGCGGGCATCACGCAGCACGACGTCCTGGAGGCCACGCGCGAATGGGCGCTTACGCAAAGCGCGTTCACGGTGCCGGTCGAAGCGGCCACGCTCGGCGATTTCGTGGCGCTGCGTCCAGCTGAACCCGAAGGCGAGGCGAAGCTGCGTGCCGTCGCGGCGAGCGCATTGCAGACGCTGAATGCGTTGCGTGCGAAACCATCGGCTGCCGATCTCGCACGCCGGCTTGCCGCGCCGCTGAGCGAACGGCAGCGCGCGTTGCTGACCGAGTGGGGTTATCCGTACGTCTTCGAGGAATTCCGTTTTCACATGACGCTGTCCAGTTCGCTCGCCGACGCCGCCGAGCGCGCGTCGCTCGTCGCATGGTGGCGTGCGCGAATCCCCGCACTTGGGGCGCTCGAAATCGATCAGGCCGCGCTCTTTGTCGAGCCGGCTCCGGGCGAGCCGTTCGTGCTGTGGCAGCGCGTGCCGTTTCAGACCCGCGAGGTGAAATAA
- a CDS encoding FadR/GntR family transcriptional regulator codes for MFEKIPTRALSDTVAQQLLEQIDKGTFARGGKLPTEAVLAQQFGVSRTVIREAISRLKNEGVVEPRQGSGVFVGGLGTLRPLRIDSAEAAEAGSVLQILALRRAIEAEVASEAALRRSEADMASIDAALARIDAAVLEGDDGVAEDVAFHRAIAVATGNPYFLKTLIFLNQYLEAGTVITRRNEALREDFSRQVRDEHAEIVAAIRAGDAAAARTAATSHMNNAARRLAQAGIG; via the coding sequence ATGTTCGAAAAAATCCCGACGCGCGCGCTGAGCGACACCGTCGCCCAGCAGCTGCTCGAGCAGATCGATAAAGGCACGTTCGCCCGCGGGGGCAAGCTGCCGACCGAAGCCGTGCTGGCGCAGCAGTTCGGCGTGAGCCGCACGGTGATACGCGAGGCGATCTCCCGGCTGAAGAACGAAGGCGTAGTGGAACCCCGCCAGGGCAGCGGCGTGTTCGTCGGCGGGCTTGGGACGCTCAGACCGCTGCGAATCGACTCTGCCGAAGCGGCCGAAGCCGGTTCGGTGCTGCAGATTCTCGCGCTGCGCCGGGCGATCGAAGCGGAAGTGGCGTCCGAAGCCGCGCTGCGCCGTAGCGAGGCCGACATGGCGTCGATCGACGCCGCGCTTGCCCGGATCGACGCCGCCGTGCTCGAAGGCGACGACGGTGTCGCCGAGGACGTCGCGTTTCACCGCGCCATTGCCGTGGCCACCGGCAATCCGTATTTCCTCAAGACGCTCATTTTCCTGAACCAGTACCTCGAAGCCGGCACGGTCATTACCCGTCGCAACGAAGCGCTGCGCGAAGATTTCTCGCGCCAGGTGCGCGATGAGCATGCGGAAATCGTCGCCGCGATCCGCGCAGGCGATGCCGCCGCGGCGCGCACCGCCGCCACTTCGCATATGAACAACGCGGCGCGGCGGCTCGCGCAGGCAGGCATTGGCTAG